A region from the Sulfurospirillum oryzae genome encodes:
- the rpmA gene encoding 50S ribosomal protein L27, which translates to MAHKKGQGSTQNNRDSAGRRLGVKKFGGEFVRAGNIIIRQRGTKVHLGSNVGIGVDHTIYALIDGFVQFQRKDKIRNKVSVIPASL; encoded by the coding sequence ATGGCTCACAAGAAAGGTCAGGGAAGTACCCAGAATAATAGAGACTCAGCTGGACGTAGACTGGGTGTTAAAAAATTTGGTGGCGAGTTCGTACGTGCAGGTAATATTATTATTCGTCAACGTGGAACAAAAGTACATTTAGGAAGTAACGTAGGTATTGGTGTAGATCACACTATCTACGCATTAATCGATGGTTTTGTACAATTCCAACGTAAAGATAAAATAAGAAACAAAGTTTCTGTTATCCCCGCAAGTTTGTAA
- the rplU gene encoding 50S ribosomal protein L21, translating to MYAIIKNGGKQYKVQEGDYLNVDKLDAQPKEKIVVTEVLAVNNGELKVGAPFVNGATVELEVVTEGKDKKVITFKKRRRKDSKVKRGFRRQYTRVKVVSIKA from the coding sequence ATGTATGCAATTATCAAAAATGGCGGGAAGCAGTACAAAGTTCAAGAAGGCGACTACTTAAATGTCGACAAACTTGACGCTCAGCCAAAAGAGAAAATAGTAGTGACGGAAGTTTTAGCTGTGAATAATGGCGAACTTAAAGTGGGTGCTCCATTCGTCAATGGTGCTACAGTAGAACTAGAAGTTGTTACTGAAGGCAAAGACAAAAAAGTTATTACTTTCAAAAAACGCAGACGTAAAGACTCAAAAGTCAAACGTGGTTTTAGAAGACAATACACTAGAGTAAAAGTTGTAAGCATTAAAGCTTAA